One stretch of Methanofastidiosum sp. DNA includes these proteins:
- a CDS encoding protein kinase: protein MSAIDNKYRLLTLLSKNEVSSVFLGEYMPTGRYVIIKIPVVGQEKTAFARFEKEYNILVGLDHPNIVRVIDFSNSFPYLVLEYVDGENALEAYKNRSVPLDESYAQLLQLHSSIKYLHQQGFIHRDIKPSNVIIEKHTKRAVLVDFETARDIHVEDNTGIHSGDFSPPELITGQSGYFTDVYSLAKMAVFMLSNKSQTDKITLYHQLSSLMEEDYRKRSVYVDGILSILPKKTLAYIYQDGIVNKLYPIAESETRIGRDRICEIKIDDINAYVDEVHAVIRKENQAYAIYDNNSINGLWVFDRGNYIRVSRHILRNNDVLSLGWNSRNGPYMTLRFFL, encoded by the coding sequence ATGAGTGCCATTGACAACAAGTATAGGCTCTTGACTTTGTTATCAAAAAATGAGGTATCTTCTGTCTTTTTGGGCGAGTATATGCCTACGGGACGGTATGTAATCATTAAAATTCCAGTAGTCGGTCAGGAAAAGACAGCATTCGCACGATTTGAAAAAGAATATAATATACTGGTGGGCCTTGATCATCCGAATATAGTAAGGGTTATTGATTTTTCAAATAGTTTCCCTTATTTAGTTTTGGAATATGTAGATGGGGAAAACGCTTTGGAGGCCTATAAGAATCGTTCTGTGCCTTTAGATGAAAGTTACGCACAGTTGCTCCAGCTTCACAGTTCAATAAAGTATCTACACCAACAAGGATTCATACACAGGGATATCAAACCTTCAAATGTCATTATAGAAAAACATACAAAAAGGGCCGTACTAGTTGATTTTGAGACTGCAAGGGATATCCATGTGGAGGACAATACAGGGATCCATAGCGGGGACTTCTCGCCTCCCGAGCTAATAACTGGCCAGTCAGGTTACTTTACAGACGTATACAGCCTTGCAAAGATGGCTGTTTTCATGCTTTCAAATAAGAGTCAAACAGATAAGATCACTCTTTACCACCAGCTATCTTCATTAATGGAAGAAGACTACAGAAAAAGAAGCGTCTATGTGGACGGGATACTTTCTATACTACCAAAAAAAACTTTGGCCTATATTTACCAGGACGGTATTGTGAACAAGTTGTATCCAATAGCTGAGAGTGAAACAAGGATTGGCAGGGACAGAATTTGTGAAATAAAAATTGACGATATTAACGCCTATGTAGATGAAGTGCATGCCGTTATAAGAAAGGAAAATCAGGCTTATGCTATCTATGACAATAACAGTATCAATGGTCTTTGGGTCTTTGATAGGGGAAATTATATCAGGGTCTCACGGCACATTTTAAGAAACAATGATGTTCTCTCTCTAGGATGGAACAGCAGAAATGGGCCCTATATGACTCTGAGATTTTTTCTTTGA
- a CDS encoding 3'-5' exonuclease yields the protein MRYLFIDTETSGLPRRRYAPYTDTTNWPRLVQIAWILCDQNGNVLSEEEYIIKPEGFVIPFDAQNIHGISNEKAVSMGKDLGHVLSRFSEAIDRSTHLVAHNLEFDFNVIGAEFVRKGIQNRLTYLNRFCTMQGTTEYCQIPGGPYDFKWPSLFELYYTLFSTPFEEKHDALYDVKICKDCFFELIKRGII from the coding sequence ATGCGCTACCTTTTCATTGACACTGAAACAAGCGGCCTTCCAAGAAGGAGATACGCCCCATATACAGACACCACAAACTGGCCAAGGCTTGTCCAGATAGCCTGGATACTATGCGACCAGAACGGTAATGTGCTATCAGAGGAAGAGTATATAATAAAACCTGAAGGTTTTGTAATCCCTTTTGATGCCCAGAATATCCACGGGATATCAAATGAGAAGGCAGTTTCAATGGGAAAAGATCTAGGGCATGTTCTTAGTAGATTCTCTGAAGCGATAGATAGATCAACCCATCTAGTCGCCCACAATCTAGAGTTTGACTTTAACGTCATAGGGGCAGAGTTTGTTAGAAAAGGGATTCAAAATAGACTGACATACCTCAATAGGTTCTGCACGATGCAGGGGACAACGGAGTACTGCCAGATACCGGGCGGCCCATACGATTTCAAGTGGCCGAGTTTATTTGAGCTTTACTACACGCTTTTCAGCACTCCTTTTGAAGAAAAGCATGATGCCTTGTATGATGTAAAGATCTGCAAGGACTGCTTCTTTGAACTTATTAAGAGAGGCATAATCTAA
- a CDS encoding DUF104 domain-containing protein, translating to MSIIVHAKVEKGVLKPLEDISKLGIEDGEVILEIKNPSYKTKNKELFRQTINASNKIIDEVVDLDIDLLVD from the coding sequence ATGTCAATAATTGTTCATGCAAAAGTAGAAAAAGGGGTACTAAAACCGCTTGAAGATATCTCTAAACTAGGGATTGAAGACGGGGAAGTTATTTTAGAGATTAAAAACCCTTCTTATAAAACAAAAAATAAGGAACTTTTTAGACAAACTATAAATGCCTCCAATAAAATTATTGACGAAGTCGTAGATCTAGACATAGATCTTTTGGTGGATTAA
- a CDS encoding PIN domain-containing protein → MFQRLENFTSGEIFIDSNIFIYSNSHSHPLKENSKNFLFKLMKMEINGIINGIVLDEIYHKILIMEISEKYDIPPLDVPSYIKNNSGVLQEMDTPRKTIEDIMAFNNLKIANISPETLQIALSFSSKLLFSDAIHAATCKEYKITNIATNDKDFEKLTSFKIWKP, encoded by the coding sequence ATGTTTCAAAGATTAGAAAATTTTACTTCTGGAGAAATTTTTATTGATTCAAATATTTTTATTTATTCAAACTCCCACTCTCACCCACTAAAGGAAAACTCTAAAAATTTTCTTTTTAAACTTATGAAAATGGAGATAAACGGAATAATAAACGGAATAGTATTGGATGAAATCTATCACAAGATACTTATTATGGAAATATCAGAAAAGTACGATATACCCCCTCTCGATGTTCCAAGTTACATAAAAAATAATTCTGGCGTCTTACAAGAAATGGATACACCTAGAAAAACAATTGAAGATATCATGGCTTTTAATAATTTGAAAATAGCAAATATTTCTCCTGAAACACTACAGATTGCATTGTCTTTTTCTTCTAAACTATTATTTTCTGACGCAATACATGCAGCCACTTGTAAGGAATACAAAATTACAAATATTGCAACTAACGATAAAGATTTTGAAAAGCTAACTTCCTTTAAAATATGGAAACCATAA
- a CDS encoding universal stress protein, with protein sequence MAELIKGILVPVDGSKASEKAIEYAAWVAGKTGASIMLLHVIDADKMKLSFEAMDKYLPEWEDKIKGTDDIKRYSPFFEEQLSCMMEDPVCKRGKKMLDEMAKYAEKQGVKVKKMMKLGRVVDTIIQTAEDEKCCNHIIVGKTGLTGLKRLTMGHVAEDVAKYAPCKVTVVP encoded by the coding sequence ATGGCTGAATTAATAAAAGGGATTCTAGTCCCTGTGGATGGATCCAAAGCTTCAGAAAAAGCAATAGAATATGCCGCATGGGTGGCAGGTAAGACTGGAGCAAGCATCATGCTGCTCCATGTAATTGATGCAGATAAAATGAAATTATCATTTGAAGCTATGGATAAATACCTCCCAGAGTGGGAAGATAAGATCAAAGGAACAGATGACATAAAGAGATATTCTCCATTCTTTGAAGAGCAACTAAGTTGCATGATGGAGGACCCAGTATGCAAGAGAGGCAAGAAGATGCTCGATGAGATGGCAAAGTATGCAGAAAAACAGGGAGTAAAAGTAAAGAAAATGATGAAACTCGGAAGAGTTGTCGACACTATTATCCAAACTGCAGAAGATGAAAAGTGCTGCAATCACATAATCGTAGGTAAAACTGGGCTTACAGGATTAAAGAGACTTACAATGGGTCATGTTGCAGAAGACGTGGCAAAGTATGCTCCATGCAAGGTGACTGTAGTTCCTTAA